The DNA sequence CATTCGCGCCCCGAGGTCCCCTTCCCCCTGAGGGAGAAGCCGGAGGCCGGGAAAGGCACGGCGGAAGTAGTCGGCCTCGCCATCAAAAAAAGGACCAGATCGAATCCGGCCCCGCCCATCGCCGCCACCGTCTCCTCCAGGCAGCTCCGGTAGAGGGCGGCCGCCTCCGCGGCAGAGAGGGGCGGGCAGAGGCGGGTCTTCACCCGGCCGGCAACCGGCTCCTTGGCAAATATCCCCAGAACCACTTTCGTCCCCTCCACCCAGGGCGCCAAGTTGTCGATCGGCCGTGGGTTGTCCACCGTTTCCACAGACTTGTCCACAGGCGCTAGGGGCGCCTCCACTCCACCAGGGCGTAGGCGGAGTGGTTGTGGATCGACTCGAAGTTCTCGGACTCCACCCGCAACCAGACGATCTCCTCAACGGCGGCAAGTTTCTCGGTGACCGCCCGCACCATGTCCTCGACGAACATCGGATGATCGTAGGCCTGTTCGGTGACCGCCTTCTCGTCCTCCCGCTTGAGCAGCGAGTAGACCGGAGCGCTGGCGCACCCCTCCACCCACTCGATCAGATCCTCGAGCCAGATGTGGCCGTTGTAACGAATCTGCACGTTGATGGCGCTGCGCTGGTTGTGGGCACCGCGCTGGCTGATCTCCTTCGAGCAGGGACAGAGAGAGGTGACCGGAACGGTGACGCCGAGGACGAAGTCGGCCGACTCCCCGAGGGTGCCGCACATCCGGCACTGGTACTCCATCAGCCCACGGGCCCTCGAAACAGGGGCCTGCTTCTCGATGAAATAGGGGAACTCCAGTTCCACGTGGGCGCGGGAGGCCTCCAGACGCTCCTTCATCTCCTGGAGGATGGTATCGAGACTCTCGATGCTGATCTCCCCGTGATACTGGTTGAGGATCTCGATGAAGCGGCTCATGTGCGTCCCCTTGAAATGGTGCGGGAGGTCGACGTACATGTTGATGCGGGCCACCGTGTGCTGCCGCACCTTGCTCTTGTCCAGCACCACGATCGGGTAGCGGATATCCTTCACCCCCACCTTGTCGATGGCGATGTTGCGGGTATCCGGCGATTTCTGCAGGTCGGGCATGCCGGCCATGATCAACCCTCCTTCCCGACGTAAGGCACCGGGTCCGGCAGGCCGGCTTCGGCAAACCCCTTGAGCCGCAGGCGGCAGGAGTCGCATTCGCCGCAGGCCAGCCCCGCGGGCGTCGGGTC is a window from the Desulfuromonadales bacterium genome containing:
- the folE2 gene encoding GTP cyclohydrolase FolE2, translating into MAGMPDLQKSPDTRNIAIDKVGVKDIRYPIVVLDKSKVRQHTVARINMYVDLPHHFKGTHMSRFIEILNQYHGEISIESLDTILQEMKERLEASRAHVELEFPYFIEKQAPVSRARGLMEYQCRMCGTLGESADFVLGVTVPVTSLCPCSKEISQRGAHNQRSAINVQIRYNGHIWLEDLIEWVEGCASAPVYSLLKREDEKAVTEQAYDHPMFVEDMVRAVTEKLAAVEEIVWLRVESENFESIHNHSAYALVEWRRP